One Hypomesus transpacificus isolate Combined female chromosome 21, fHypTra1, whole genome shotgun sequence genomic window, gttcacattggccgatagccgatttacattgagctgaatgggtcatagacttatattgaatgagcacagggagaaatggcttgagttgcctgccttgttgtagcaagtttagcaaatcgttatcacacatacatgaaatgttgttaatatagtttattcccgttatttaaAAACGAattagatttttcgtaaaaacgttcatgacatgatggcaaatacgttatgtttaggccgaatcccaatactcccccttaccccttccccttccccttagtttggcgcattcccgtgagagctagtggtgtcccaatactcttttggagctaggggaagggctaagactaaggggtatacaccccttaaaaccaagtaagatcgggagcttacttgaaacctagggctatgtgaaaactgcgtgaccggcaacaatggcgaccaaatcatccagagagtccgataaatgtaatattttcggcttaattaattgataaaagaattatgacagtcttgttttgtgttatatacagtcatgaacatatatatttgcaaccattttcctaattgaaacgtttaaaaaaattgctagtttggtacgctaatgttacagttctgaattgcacaacagtcccgcatttctttgactagcatgtctacagttctaagtaaactccattagcagcgaatttcgtttaatatcagtgcataacactacttgctttggagatatcgatacgtgctagatgacatacctgtaaccaagtggcgtcccatttcctagggctatgtagcacttaccccttacttttgagggccaagggctaggggtaaattaaggggaaggggtaagggaaaggggtaaggggtaaattaaggggaaggggtaaggggaagttgtaaggggaaggggtaaggggtaaggggtaagggggagtattgggattcggcctaagcgcgagcatagattgttgacatgtctatctggagcaaagacgaagattaatactttaactgttaaccacaataggaaatgatatatatttaaataatgttagtcttgccttcagaagcttttgttaaacacacccattatttttttttttgatcatgccaaactgcttttgtgggacaatgaaggtcctcagtgactatgtttcacccccacttacatctgatggtaatgtcttgtagcctatatggttctatgaatatgcccctttcaaaggcaaatgttcaataaagtatattttagacacacttctcgagcttttatttattacattatcaacacgtcttgttagatcacgttatatctattaatagacgtttggtttactaggttgaacatataaaacacaggtcgcattttgacactgatgtgaaattgaaggcagtgtgaatttcgtggcatttcgtttgaatacaaagttgacagtaagctatggtaagtctgcattatggaagattttggttaccaaaataactaagctttctttgcctggcgagaacaacgacggagctgttcatgttaacagtttatttcatccgatacaatgcgttggaaatcatactcatatcacgaagaaaaaaagcaacatatgtgatgagttccatctagaatagccctatatttagccctatagcctatttctaaaaaacaagtagaaaGAATAccatacagtgacagaatacatttccgttaagtttgcatcatgtctctgattcttatcggactttctacccatagattctgccttagctcacacgctcgtaaccatataaatctatgctcgcgactggttgtcgcaaagtatgacgtgtacagctagttgcaagcgtgcacgaggtctcggagcaagggaaaaaaagagccactgtttaaagctagaccggaagacacggaagtggaaatatggccgcacccggtctcgcgctctcgcttgcctcactgcgccactgagcacttttcatagaaattaatggggacgccatcttggaagacaaaagtagcttgctctagttatattaactctatggttcaGACACATTCAACACTCACTGCATCGGAACAACGTTTCGAGACGGGTTTAAAAACACTCCCGGTCACGTGTCAAATTGATTCGAAACGTTTTGTGACGTGATTTTGAACGAAACCTGTCTCGTACTTGCCAAAAGACTCTGACGTGTCGGGGTATAAAATTAGGCGGCAGAGCCACAAAGGTTTTGAATGCGTGAGACAATGGCGTGAAATAAGTGCCAGGACATGGAGCGCTCTGTAAAAGAATATCTGTGTACTTGTAGaaaagatttgtaacttgtaaaaaaaagtttggtgTCTCTGTAGAAGGAGGCGGGATCAccgctcccaaaaccatctctAAGCCGAACAAATATAGAAAAGTGAgatcctcaaggatcacaatgattcttgcttagagacttgttgctcttgtggttagtggtaactgagttacatttttgtactcgctgtgatatattgtttttaattttgcttgtttttccacaggtacacttgcacttatagtggttcatgttgtttaattgtaacttgtttaactacatgctcttatggttcttcactttggcacttattttggttgttcacaatatgtgcttcatgttttggctactcgcaatgttttggggctatattgttgttattatcagtgacctatgcactttgtaaagctctctcttggaagtcactttggataaaagcgtctgttaaatgaataaatgtaatgagaCGTTATATACAACCTATAAATGAATATGTAACCACTGTATACTAAGTTTATCGTCTCAAACAGTTCGGAAATTATATATGGGCTTAATTGAATTGTTAGAATGAAAGTTCTCTCCCATATTCGATACCACACTATCTGCATTGCAGGACGGCAATACTTCCGTTCAAGCACAAGGATCCTTAACATCAAGATGTGGAATTAGCTATAAGAATGTTAGTCATGCCATATTCATAGTTGCCAGCAGATGTCGCTGTTGAGTAAAGGTTTCGAGCGTTTCAAAGGCCCGACTCCAATGTTTCAATTGTCTCGGTGTTTCGAAAAGCCTCGATTTGCCCATCACTACTTCCGGGAAGGCTAGTCTTGAGAGGTGCATAGATGCGTCGTTTACTGAACCAATGCATTAGGTGTGTttgacatggactgacttcatgcagcgctgcagccggctgcaggcggctgacttgaaacagtgaattctggttagactttttgtccgacttgagtcGGCGCCGAgactaggtcactgtgacgtagccatcaaagtaccgtgagatcgattcgagaactgccggctgtgtagccgagcgcattttctcaagagcaactgcacgggttctaatgacgacacagctatttcatgatttgccagactcacacacgacaacgttgacgcgtgttttgtcaTTATTCCGACACCTTCAATtttgccaatgctcaaatccggaccaaactgtttaattaaataaaaaatgtgttgaagaaagggttttagtccgtCTCTTCACTAACCGAAAGACTAAGTTTAATTATAGAggaagtaaagtaagcaaacagcgcttgatcggccataaCTGACATCAATGCAGAAAACCACGAGAACCTGGAATATCCGACTTCACAGAggcgttttcaactcctccccgactgcaagcgggtACTATCGCccgtcgtttcatgcagccacagtgcatatcgaacgcacctaatgtcaACAACTATCAGCTAATGTCCATAGATCTATATTTCAAACGGTGGAGTGTAGAAATGAGACTACCTCCATTTGAAAAAATCGTTCCTCCTGAGCCCAAATTGTGCAGTGCACCAATATCGGTCCGGGTATGTCGATTCACACTTTGTCTTTTCCCTTCTCAATTCTCAGAGGTGATCAGTCTGTTAGATTAGATACCTGTTTTAGATGGGTATGCTTTTCATCTACAGGGACAGTCTGGCCGTTTATAAACCAATACAAtgatgctggtgatgtatgTTAATGAGATCATTATATATAACAAGTTTCATCTACACATCAGTCTTCCTCAGGCATCTAGGGACATCTGTCATTTAACCTTTCAAAGCATATTTTAGAAAAtatcttctctttcttccacCTTTCAAAACTAATGGTATTTAAGGTGGAAAGTAACGGTATCTAAGGTGGAAGGTAACGGTATCTAAGGTGGAAGGTAATGGTATCTAAGGTGGAAGGTGCTCCTTGCTTGGCACCAGCACTATACAACAAGGGAGGAAGCAAAGCATATAAATACCCACTGGACAGGAAATCAATTCAAACTCATATAATTTCACCTTAAGTTAAACCAAACTGGTCTACTGGCATAAAACATTGCCTCATTTATACTattgtttctctcctgtgtgtttttTCATGTGACGAACAAGATAACCTTTCTGAGCAAATCGTTTGTTACATTGTCGACACTGAAACAGTTTCTCTATGTGTTTTCTAATGTGAGCAACAAGACCACATTTGTGAGCAAATCGTTCgtcacattgttgacactgaaacggtttctctcctgtgtgtcttctCATGTGTTGACGAAGATTACCTTTGTCAGCAAATTGTCTGTTACATTTttgacactgaaaaggtttctctcctgtgtgtgttcttatgTGACTAACAAGATTAACTTTCTGAGTAAATTGTTTGTTACATTGCtgacactgaaaaggtttctctcctgtgtgtgttctcatgtgacAAACAAGATGACCTTTCTGAGCAAatcgtttgttacattgttgacattgaaaaggtttctttcctgtgtgtgttctcatgtgcaTAATCAAATGATATTCAGATATAGAagttttgttacattgttgacactgatgtaTTGTTTTTACTCTGTGACTTCCCTGTGGTCTATTGTCCCTTGGAAGACCCTcgttgttctgtgttctgttctgtaaaAGCAGCACtcctccatgttcctcctccaaactctgagctgcaggacagtctgcagctacaacagagaggggctgagagtcaCTGCCTGATTCTGGTGCTGCAGAGTCTTGTCCATCAGTCTCTGCTTTAATTTGCTCCTCAGTTGTGTTGGTGGATAGagagtctccttctctgtcctccactttAACAATCTGGAAAAGATGTGAACATTCAGAGGAGCCCTCCTGGTCAAAATCATGTTCCACACTGAGAGAAGTGCAGATGTAGTCTttagtttcagactgcagtccttggagctgctcttcctcctgactggtccacagctcctgttcctctttaatctgtggGGGCTCTGGGGGAGAGACCTCTTGCACTTCAGGGGGAAGAAAAGGCAAGACAACAGTTAGATGCAGCCTAACATGTCTGACAGATAGAAACCATGTGATCAGGTGTGAAGAGCACACTGGATGGTGTCAAAAAGGGATGGCTGTTTTTCTGAGACTCTGCTATGTTTTTTAGGGCAAGATGTCAAACAGCCATCCCAGAGACCAATTAgcaataaaataatgtatcttAGTAGATAGTGATCTCAGGACTCTGATCCGAACAGACCGATCCAGCCTGTTTGACCTTTTATcttagaaagtgtgtgtgtgtgtgtgtgtgtgtggggggagtgtAAACTAAGTAAATAGCTTTTCCTCATGCTTTTAACAAAGGTAGCACATCACAAATACGTTGAGTGTACTTGCTGTTCCGACTCGATCTTGAAATGGTGTAcatcaatggaagcacaagaatcgtagcttttcAATGATGTATGGCATGCTAGAGTATGTATGTATGGAGTATGTATGGAGTGCTAAacgttgtgtgacgtagggtgttAATTtgtctatagaccaattatcaccctacgtcacacaactgtcgagcaggctcaactgcgcatgtcggttgcaaaaggcgaacttctccccggtctattacacttggagtgtcgatcaggtcatcatatatctctggccactgcaTTGCAGGGCTAGATATTAACTTGTTTagggctcttggcctttggacaaatacatttacgtttcacatttctatgcacaaaagtcactttaccccgatacccttaaatagcctgaccaagtgatcgggcaaaactagcctggctaatggaggtcgctttctcaggcaaatgacgaatgaaacaggctcggttaaagaaatccgagatgctggctatcttcatcaggatCGTATCTACATTGGGCAgtctcctccctgacgtttctgttatagaatggagtgaaatacaacattgtgcacactgccagtgagcgagtctgactgaggctaacgtcaaaacaatgtaacggggacgcaggctcactcagattgccagtttaaacaaatcagaaaaataatcagaccagctggctaaaagcagaattcccatatctcttgaaagttgccctgcttgacttttagatgtagaattgactgtaaaattatgaacttagtgacatgccgtgaagacatggttgccgctcgaccaTGCAGTCTGTAGCGggtgacattctcactcaaatttcaagactttcgtgacccaaatcaaaattctgatgcgacagatagatgggtaatcgctttctctcaaacgctgtcctcctcgacctttttggtctttttaaatctaactatttgtatgatccatgtggtccttttgccatttaaaatgctatcctttcccggttttctgcaaccacattccGCGCGCATcctgaatgtttacaaacaaataattagtCAATAGatggttttcaccgacgtcacgttctgggcggtaacccggatgcgcggccattgtggaggtactcggtgtaaacaaactGAACGGAGTGCATGGAGTATTGTGCGCTTTGAATACTTTAAGTGAatatagccatgtctaaacaaccgAAAAGCTCATCAAATCGCGTCCAAGATGCAAAGGCATTGAGGGAAGGACTctgaccacaagaaaaggcacaAT contains:
- the LOC124483417 gene encoding zinc finger protein 300-like, with translation MSKLDLLRGFICERLTTAALEIFGAVEKTFSELQEEVYNSKEESARLKRLLDIVTLPEIEIQRTVQEVSPPEPPQIKEEQELWTSQEEEQLQGLQSETKDYICTSLSVEHDFDQEGSSECSHLFQIVKVEDREGDSLSTNTTEEQIKAETDGQDSAAPESGSDSQPLSVVAADCPAAQSLEEEHGGVLLLQNRTQNNEGLPRDNRPQGSHRVKTIHQCQQCNKTSISEYHLIMHMRTHTGKKPFQCQQCNKRFAQKGHLVCHMRTHTGEKPFQCQQCNKQFTQKVNLVSHIRTHTGEKPFQCQKCNRQFADKGNLRQHMRRHTGEKPFQCQQCDERFAHKCGLVAHIRKHIEKLFQCRQCNKRFAQKGYLVRHMKKHTGEKQ